ATTCACCCCAATCACCTGAGGCGAAAGATTCATTGAAGCCAGTTCAATGGCCTCTTCTGGCGTTTCATCCGCTTTACCAAGCCGAACCGTATCTCCATCAAAAAGATAAGGATTTTGACTCTGATTGCCTTCCAGAATCAGATCGAGCAGGTTCAAACGTGCCTGCTTGAACTGAGGCGTTTCCCCTGGAAGACGCCTCTGCAATTGCACATCACGCAAGTTCGCTTTTTGGGTGATGCCACCCGCTTTCTGAATCGCATCCACAACGGTTGGCAAACCACTCACCGATGTAGACGGCCCCCCCTCCGTTGAAACTGTTTCACTTACTGAGAGCGAATAAATACCCGGGCGTTCCACTTGGCCCACCAAGGCCACCCGAATCGGACGAGGTTTCACAACCCGCAGCTGCAAGTCGGGTCGCAGCAATTCTTGGCCCATCAACGTTTTCACCCAAACCGTTGCCTGCTGAAGGGTGAGACCGGTGAGCCGCACACTTCCGATCAGTGGAAGTGGAACAGATCCATCGTTCAACACTTCGAGCTGTCCAGACAACTCTGGAGAATCAAACAGACGCAGTTCGAGTACATCACCTGGCCCGATGATGTAAGCGTCTTCCTCCAAAAAAGTGCGATTGGCCTGCAATGCATTGCTCCCTGCAGCCATCGCATTGATCGGCTCTGCTTCAAGGGCCACAGCGGGGAGTGCCACCAACGACTGGGCAGCCATCAGAACGGAAAGTGCCAATGGTCTGAGCGTCGTCATGGCAGAAGGAAGAGAGGAGATCACAGATGCGGCGCTAAGTGTCCCATAGGGACGCGCCATTTAAACCATTTTTAGGTTGAATGGATGGCTGAGTGAAGTGGTTATGAGCAACCTGTCTGCACAACCCAATCCACAAGCGGTTGACGGCTTGCTTCAGGTTGATGGAAGTGATGAGATCGATTTGCGTGATTTGTGGCGTGCCCTGAAGCGCCGCAAGAAGTTAGTTGGCGTCACTGCCGCTGGGGTGATCTCGCTCACCTGCGTGTCCACGGCATATCAAAGGATCTTTCGGCCTGTCTACCAAGGCTCGTTTGCGCTCCTGATTACAGATCCGATCAGTAATGATTCAGGCAACAACTCAGCTTCAGCAGGTGGGCTCAACGGCTCGATGTTTGAGGAGCTAGCACGCAACACCACCAGCAATGACCTGCCCACCCTGATCGAACTACTGCAGAGCCCCCTACTGCTGAGTCCGATCGCCGAGCGCTTCGATCTCAGCGAAAACGGACTGGCTTCCCGCATCACGATCACCACAGGTGGTGAAAAACGGACAGAAGCAGAAGGCATTCTTAGAGTGAGCTTGGTGGGCCGAGACAAAGACGAAGACCAGCAATTGTTGACCGCGCTGAGTGACACCTATTTGAAAGTAGCCCTGCAGGAACGCCAACAGCGTCTTGCTGACGGTTTGAATTTTCTGAATAAACAGGCTCCTGCCCTTGAAGCAAAGACCGAACAAATTCAATCCGAGGTTGCTGCCTTCCGCATCAAGCATTCCTTGCTCGAACCTACTGCTGAGGGTGGCGCACTAAGGCAGCAAGAAGCTGGATTGTCGAGCCAAGTGCTCGCGCTGCAAGCCGGTCGCAATCGGCTCTCCAAAGTGCGCGAAGAAATTGCCAACGGAACGCTCACAGCACGGGGATTTCAGGAAGCAATTGGTGGCATGGGCAACGGCCTGACTGCAGGCGGAGGCGTACAAGGCCTCACCATTAGCGATGTGGACCAAAGTCTGCTGCAACAGCTTCTCAAAGTTGAGACAGAGCTAGCAGAAGCTCGCTCCACCTATAAGCCCAACTCGTCAATGGTTACGGGATTGGAAGAGCGCATCAATCAACTCAAACCATTGTTATTACGCAACCAGCTCGAGGCGGTTGATGCAGCCCTCAATCTCAACAACGGCCGCCTGCAAACGGCTCAACAACAAGTAGCTCAACTCAATGCCCAATTTCTCAAACAACCGGCCTTGATCAAGCAATACGAAGCCCTGCAAACCCGCTTAACCATCGCCAATCAAAATCTGGCCGGTCTTGTGAGTGCTCGAGAAAACTTTCAATTGGAAATTGCCCAGCGCAGCGTTCCTTGGCGCGTGATCGATCCTCCTGAAATCAATCCAAATCCCATCAAGCCATCCATTCCCAGAAATCTGGCCCTAGGCACATTGCTTGGCTTGGTGGCTGGAGCGGGGGCAGGTCTGTTGCGCGATCGCAAAGATCATGTCTTCCACAGTCCAGGTGAGGTGAAAGCAGAGATAGGAGATCTCCCCTTGCTGGGCCATATCCCCTACGTGGACTTTTTTAAAGGCGTTCGAGAAGACAAGCGTTTTCCCCTGAAAGAACTCGACAGTGAAACCCAAGCCGATGTTGGTGAGACCGAGAGAAAAGCAGCTCGCTACCAACGCTTTTTTTATCAGGAAGCGTTCCGCAACCTCTTCACATCCCTCCGTTTCCTGAACAGCGACAGGCCCCTGCGCTCGATCGCACTGACCAGCTCCTTACCAGCAGAGGGCAAATCCCTAGTGAACACTCTGCTTGCCAAAACCTTGGCAGAAATGGGGCAACGGGTCCTACTGATCGACGCTGACTTACGCAAACCCCAACTGCATACCCGTCTGGGTCTTAACAATCTTCGTGGCTTATCCAATGTCTTAACGGACGATTCGAGCCATTGGCGCCAAGCCCTTCAGCCCATTAATGGCTACGAAGGCTGGTCAGTCATGACCGCCGGTCGCCGGCCACCAGATCCAACCCGGCTTTTGAGCTCGAAACGGATGCATCAATTGGTAGAGGACTTAGGCAAAAGTGAGGAATTTGATCTGATTTTGTTTGACACCCCACCGGTGCTTGGCCTAGCCGATGCCGCTTTGGTTGCCGAGCACTGTGATGGTTTGATGTTGCTCGTGAGCCTCGATCGAGTGGATCGAAGCCTTCCCAAGGAAGCTATCAATCGCATCCGCTCGAGCGGTGCCCCCTTGCTTGGAATTGTCACCAACGCGATTAAACAAGAGCAGCAAGGCTCCTCTGCCTATGGCTATGGGCAATATGGCTACGGCAAATATGGATATGGATATGGATATGGATATGGATATGGAGGCTACGGTTACGCCGCTTACGACACCACATCGGCCTATGCCCACTACGCCGATGTGGACGATGCTGAGGACAGCACTGATTCAGCTGGGCCGCAATCGTCTCAGCGTGATCAAGACAAGAAAAATAAATCCCTCACGTTGAGTGAACGGTTGAAGGCTCGCAGGGCCCAATTCATGCGCTGGGTGGATAATTAATGGCTGTTGAGCCCAGCACAACACAATCCATTCAACGCTTCCGCATCAACTGGGTCCTAATCAACGATCTAGCCATTGGTCCAGCACCAAGGGCAGAACGGCACATACAGCGTTTAAAAGCAGCCGGAATTCATGGAGTACTGAGCTTGTGTTCTCTTGAAGAAGCAAAACCCCCTCAAGGATTCACAGATCAATTCCAATGCCAACGCATATTGCTGCCGGACCATCGCAGCCCCGAGGTTCTCACACTGCATCAACTCAAGAGCTCTCTAATCGCTCTATCTGAACTGCGCCAGCAAGGCCCAGTCTTTGTGCACTGCGTAGCAGCTGTTGAACGCTCGCCCTTGATTTGTATGGCTTGGTTGGTACAACAACAACAGCTCAATCCTTCTGAAGCGCTCGACTATCTGATGCAAGTTCACCCCGGCAGCAACCCATTGCCGAGGCAACTTGCTCTGCTGAAGCAGCTTAATGAGACGCAAAATCAATAGCAAATGAGAAAATTATTTCAATTCTTACCAACCCCCCTACTATTTTTCGGAACTTTCTCGGCCTCAGCACAGCCAATCCGATGGGAACCCATCCCCCCATTACCTCCTATTGAAACAATCAATCAAGTCAGAACCAAAGATTCCCTTGTCTGGGAACCACTCAACCAAACATCTTCTGCAAAATCCCAACAAGACCCTGAATGGCAAATATTGCCTGGTGACTCCGAATCAACATCTTCATCTCACAAACTCGTCTGGATCCAAATAGACGATCCATTCCTACATGAGAATATCGCACTTGAACAACCAAAAGCTTCACCCACAACGAAGTTTTTGACGCCGCCACCTTCACTTCAAGCACTCGATCGATCCATCGCCTTTGGCAACGATTTAGTTGGCCCAGACATCAGCTGGAATGTGCCCAATGGCCTGCGCTGGTCGGAGCGTTGGTTTGGTAGCGCTTCGCTTTTAGGTCAAAGCCGCCGTCAGAACAACGGCCCCTTCTACAAGTGGAATGGTGGTGATGCCGTAGCGATCGTGCACGCCAACATCCTCCAAGCGGGAAGCTGGAGCGTTGGCCTCAACACGTCCTTCCGCAGTGTGTACCAAGGAGATCAATCTGCAGGTGGCAGCACTCAGGTGGGAGAAGGCATCTCCAGCGGGTTCAGAATCGCCACCGCGATTGGCGACACCGGTGGCATCGCCTTTGGCGGAGAACAGGTTCTCCAATGGGACGACAGAACAGACACCGGGCGAAATCTGTATTTGATGGCAACCAAGGGCTGGTGGCTGGGCAACCAAGGCACCGATTACCCGCTGCTGGTTGCCAACGGAGGCTTTGGAACTGGGCGCTTCGCTAACCAAGACATCCTCAGTTGGAAAAACCCGCTGCGTTTCGCCTGCGTTGATGGCTTCGAGGACCGCCAAGGCACGTTTTCAGTCGACAATGACCTCTGCTGGAGCCCGATTGGCACCGTGAGCCTGGTGCTCAACGATTACATCGGCACCTTTGTGGAATATCGCAGCGGCACTGCCCAAGCAGCCGCCTCCGTTTCATTGTCCGATGGCATCCCCTTGCGGTTCACCTGGGGCGTTAATTTCGCCGGCAAAAATGAAGTGTTAAAGACCAATCAATGGACTTGGGTGTTCAGGGCCAGCCTTGGGTTCTGAGCTCTGCTAGTTAAGCGATCAGCTCTGCAACGTTGGCAAACAGTTGGCCAAATCAATCAAAGAAACGGCTGGATACGAGGGGATGCTGTCTTTCATTTCTTGGAGCTTTTCCCGGTACTCGCAAAACAGTTCCCAAGCCCGAATTTCGTCGTCTTCACTGATCACCCGCCGCAACAGAACCTCTTCTAGCGCAAGATCAAAACTTGGAGCCTCCTCAAACCCCATAGGCAAGTACCCCAGCTGCAGATCGAGATAAGCCAAGAGCCGCAAACGCACCGGCAATTCTCCTCGGCGCATCAGCTCAAGAGCCTGGCCCTGATCAGCACTTTTCGCATCGACAAAACGGTTATGAAACACCTTGAGCAGGCCATCACGAAAACTGCGCCCCCAGAGATGCACCAACACCACACCAAACGCCCCGATCGGCACAGATCCAGAGCTCTCATCAGGGCCAAGATCAAACAGATGATCATGAGCTACACCATGCATCGAGGCTGAACGAACCACGGGCTTGCCCACATGGCCCCAAAAGCCACCCTGCTGCCAATCATGAGCGCCCAGCAAAGGCCGCATCACCCAAGGAAGATGCCACTGCTGAGCATGGGGATAACGCTCCAATAAATCGCACAACGGGCCATCGGCTCGCTGAAAACTGAAGTATTCATCGCAGTCCAACAACAACGTGTAGG
This Synechococcus sp. WH 8016 DNA region includes the following protein-coding sequences:
- a CDS encoding polysaccharide biosynthesis/export family protein yields the protein MTTLRPLALSVLMAAQSLVALPAVALEAEPINAMAAGSNALQANRTFLEEDAYIIGPGDVLELRLFDSPELSGQLEVLNDGSVPLPLIGSVRLTGLTLQQATVWVKTLMGQELLRPDLQLRVVKPRPIRVALVGQVERPGIYSLSVSETVSTEGGPSTSVSGLPTVVDAIQKAGGITQKANLRDVQLQRRLPGETPQFKQARLNLLDLILEGNQSQNPYLFDGDTVRLGKADETPEEAIELASMNLSPQVIGVNVIGEVVTPGRLQLQANTPLVQAVLAAGGAKNWRANRGNVELVRINRNGSATLERFKIDLSQGASNEKNPPLRDGDTVKVNRSGLAKASDAIGAVSQPLSGLVTIWTLLRLVNDGTN
- a CDS encoding polysaccharide biosynthesis tyrosine autokinase, with the protein product MSNLSAQPNPQAVDGLLQVDGSDEIDLRDLWRALKRRKKLVGVTAAGVISLTCVSTAYQRIFRPVYQGSFALLITDPISNDSGNNSASAGGLNGSMFEELARNTTSNDLPTLIELLQSPLLLSPIAERFDLSENGLASRITITTGGEKRTEAEGILRVSLVGRDKDEDQQLLTALSDTYLKVALQERQQRLADGLNFLNKQAPALEAKTEQIQSEVAAFRIKHSLLEPTAEGGALRQQEAGLSSQVLALQAGRNRLSKVREEIANGTLTARGFQEAIGGMGNGLTAGGGVQGLTISDVDQSLLQQLLKVETELAEARSTYKPNSSMVTGLEERINQLKPLLLRNQLEAVDAALNLNNGRLQTAQQQVAQLNAQFLKQPALIKQYEALQTRLTIANQNLAGLVSARENFQLEIAQRSVPWRVIDPPEINPNPIKPSIPRNLALGTLLGLVAGAGAGLLRDRKDHVFHSPGEVKAEIGDLPLLGHIPYVDFFKGVREDKRFPLKELDSETQADVGETERKAARYQRFFYQEAFRNLFTSLRFLNSDRPLRSIALTSSLPAEGKSLVNTLLAKTLAEMGQRVLLIDADLRKPQLHTRLGLNNLRGLSNVLTDDSSHWRQALQPINGYEGWSVMTAGRRPPDPTRLLSSKRMHQLVEDLGKSEEFDLILFDTPPVLGLADAALVAEHCDGLMLLVSLDRVDRSLPKEAINRIRSSGAPLLGIVTNAIKQEQQGSSAYGYGQYGYGKYGYGYGYGYGYGGYGYAAYDTTSAYAHYADVDDAEDSTDSAGPQSSQRDQDKKNKSLTLSERLKARRAQFMRWVDN
- a CDS encoding dual specificity protein phosphatase family protein, yielding MAVEPSTTQSIQRFRINWVLINDLAIGPAPRAERHIQRLKAAGIHGVLSLCSLEEAKPPQGFTDQFQCQRILLPDHRSPEVLTLHQLKSSLIALSELRQQGPVFVHCVAAVERSPLICMAWLVQQQQLNPSEALDYLMQVHPGSNPLPRQLALLKQLNETQNQ